A single Stigmatopora argus isolate UIUO_Sarg chromosome 7, RoL_Sarg_1.0, whole genome shotgun sequence DNA region contains:
- the LOC144076967 gene encoding uncharacterized protein LOC144076967 — MADAPDPSMLPCHPHVSLMVSPQHTAKDLGTFVLACTQTTDKEFLNWWKWDSIGAACEPKCGGCRCGNCQPRGKEMTLSEERELEIIRKGLTYVTTDDHVNQPHWDTKYPWIEDPINLPYNRSGVEATFLRTEKQLKKEPKWKVAYASQVHEMVERRAAKKLSKEMITNWRGPVWYVSHLVAPNPHSVTTPVRLVWNSSQKFKGLSMNDILLKGPDVLNPIRAVLVRFRRGVHAALGDIKKMYNSVWLEEQEMHLHRFLWRDTEESEIEEYAITRVNIGDRPAGCIAQLAMRETAKLPMFAHLKEECRILEEDSYVDDVLTSHNDLEKLDGYTKRVEEILKAGGFILKPWLRSGQSGREILTSGASPSNILILPNQRRGEDDKALGVGYIVESDKLYPMTSVNFSKRRKKMRVGQNLLEEEVRENTPKPLTRRQLLSQVAGLHDPIGLVTPTKQKGAILVRKAFQEAGTSRTQDTWDKPLSEKLREEAVQLFEEYVRLSQVTFHRSLTPRNWTQKPWGVTFSDGSDQSYGAVVYLRWETATGIEVRLVESKAKLSPLDQKGEPVKAEICGAVYAARLRRYIEKQSRMEIEKWIHLVDSQTVLGAIQRDSYGYQTFFANRVGEIQKTTSVDDWWWIQGDLNVADMLTRGVAPEDLREGSAWQDGPEFLRLPIEEWPKKSAKEVAAHAREGINKLQSKSFTAVQTRSQTRGRTSDAPVAGTSNPTHATNGGDRSIPRGAANGDDPRARRPPAGSAVKELIDVRKFSSLTKLIRVVAWVWRAATKWKSVLEQVPTTSKPKSQRLSSDQIKSRAKQAVLKLSEYEDSKRDLFQAAQEGASFQDTTLNRLAVYKEAETELLVCGGRFQIFDNDKTAVPIFPHDAWISSLLAQEAHNANHEETAGTLLRMRKKAWVIRGRRLAQKVVNNCVTSRKNRAKRCQQIMSDLPSERTTPARPFQYATVDLFGPYEVKDEVKKRSGLKVWGLGFCCMASRALHTDVVNDLSSEGFLLAYKRFAALRGQYKLGRVNSVVPEMYTSRPSQATPSLLPNLINQRKPPQKSLQQFCIEMYDASLS, encoded by the coding sequence ATGGCGGATGCTCCGGATCCTTCTATGCTTCCTTGCCACCCACATGTCTCCTTGATGGTCTCACCTCAGCATACAGCAAAAGATCTGGGTACGTTTGTCCTGGCATGTACACAGACCACAGACAAAGAATTCCTCAACTGGTGGAAATGGGACAGTATTGGGGCAGCCTGCGAACCAAAGTGCGGAGGATGCAGATGTGGTAACTGCCAGCCAAGAGGCAAGGAGATGACACTGAGCGAGGAGAGAGAGCTGGAAATCATCAGAAAAGGCCTCACCTATGTCACCACCGATGATCACGTCAACCAACCTCACTGGGATACGAAATACCCATGGATCGAAGACCCCATTAACCTACCCTACAACAGAAGTGGAGTAGAAGCAACCTTTCTGAGGACAGAAAAACAACTCAAGAAAGAACCCAAGTGGAAAGTGGCATACGCATCCCAAGTCCATGAAATGGTGGAAAGAAGAGCAGCAAAGAAACTCAGCAAGGAAATGATCACCAATTGGAGAGGTCCGGTGTGGTACGTTAGCCACTTGGTAGCGCCAAACCCCCACTCCGTCACCACACCAGTGCGCCTAGTCTGGAACAGCAGCCAGAAGTTCAAGGGACTTAGCATGAACGATATCCTGTTGAAAGGACCAGACGTCCTCAACCCAATCCGAGCAGTTTTAGTCAGATTCAGAAGAGGAGTGCATGCAGCCCTTGGTGACATCAAGAAGATGTACAACTCAGTGTGGTTGGAAGAACAAGAAATGCACCTACACCGATTTCTTTGGAGAGACACCGAAGAAAGTGAAATTGAGGAGTATGCCATCACCCGAGTCAACATTGGCGATCGTCCAGCAGGATGCATTGCACAGCTGGCAATGAGAGAGACTGCAAAGCTACCCATGTTTGCTCACCTAAAAGAGGAGTGCAGAATCCTGGAGGAAGACTCTTACGTTGACGATGTGCTGACCTCTCATAACGACTTGGAAAAACTGGATGGATACACCAAAAGGGTTGAAGAGATCCTGAAAGCAGGTGGCTTCATCCTCAAACCCTGGCTCCGGTCAGGCCAAAGTGGGAGGGAGATACTCACATCAGGAGCATCTCCCAGCAATATACTCATTCTACCAAAtcaaagaagaggagaagacGACAAAGCCCTTGGAGTCGGCTACATCGTTGAAAGTGACAAACTGTACCCAATGACCTCCGTTAACTTCtcaaagagaagaaagaaaatgagagtgGGTCAAAACCTCCTGGAAGAAGAGGTGAGAGAAAACACTCCCAAACCACTGACCAGGAGACAATTACTAAGCCAGGTAGCTGGCCTCCATGATCCGATAGGCCTTGTCACCCCCACCAAACAGAAGGGTGCCATTCTGGTCaggaaagctttccaagaaGCTGGAACCAGCAGAACCCAAGACACGTGGGACAAACCTCTATCTGAAAAGTTAAGGGAAGAAGCAGTCCAGTTATTTGAAGAATACGTCCGTCTCAGCCAAGTCACCTTCCACAGGAGCCTCACACCACGGAACTGGACCCAAAAACCGTGGGGAGTGACATTCTCTGACGGAAGTGACCAGAGTTATGGAGCCGTGGTGTACCTCAGATGGGAGACAGCGACGGGCATCGAAGTCAGACTCGTCGAGTCCAAGGCGAAACTCTCACCACTTGACCAGAAGGGAGAACCAGTGAAAGCTGAAATATGTGGCGCTGTCTATGCAGCTCGCCTCAGAAGATACATCGAAAAGCAAAGTCGAATGGAGATTGAAAAATGGATCCACCTAGTggacagtcaaactgtgttaGGAGCAATCCAAAGAGACAGTTACGGATATCAAACTTTCTTTGCGAACAGAGTTGGAGAAATTCAGAAGACCACGTCCGTTGACGACTGGTGGTGGATCCAGGGAGACCTCAATGTAGCGGACATGCTAACAAGAGGAGTTGCCCCGGAGGACCTCAGAGAGGGCTCCGCGTGGCAAGATGGACCCGAATTCCTAAGGCTGCCCATAGAAGAGTGGCCAAAGAAGTCGGCCAAAGAAGTCGCTGCCCATGCAAGGGAAGGAATTAATAAACTCCAAAGTAAGTCCTTCACAGCAGTACAGACCAGGTCACAGACGAGAGGAAGGACGAGCGATGCACCAGTTGCCGGAACAAGCAATCCAACCCATGCCACGAATGGGGGAGATCGGAGTATCCCACGAGGGGCTGCAAACGGAGATGATCCCCGAGCCCGAAGACCTCCAGCCGGATCCGCTGTGAAAGAACTGATCGATGTAAGGAAATTCAGCAGCCTAACCAAATTGATCAGGGTCGTAGCCTGGGTATGGAGAGctgcaacaaaatggaaaagtgtATTGGAACAAGTCCCAACTACAAGTAAACCAAAGAGCCAGAGACTGTCATCAGACCAGATAAAGTCCAGAGCCAAGCAAGCTGTACTTAAACTGAGTGAGTACGAAGATTCAAAGAGAGACCTCTTCCAGGCAGCCCAAGAGGGTGCATCCTTCCAAGACACCACCCTCAACAGGTTGGCGGTATACAAAGAGGCGGAGACCGAACTCTTGGTCTGTGGAGGAAGATTCCAAATCTTTGACAACGACAAAACAGCCGTACCAATTTTCCCCCATGATGCATGGATATCTTCTCTTCTGGCACAAGAAGCCCACAACGCAAACCATGAAGAAACAGCAGGTACACTCCTGCGCATGAGGAAGAAAGCGTGGGTTATAAGAGGCCGAAGATTGGCTCAGAAGGTCGTAAACAATTGTGTAACCAGCAGGAAAAACAGAGCCAAAAGATGCCAACAAATCATGAGCGACCTCCCATCTGAGCGAACGACACCAGCCAGGCCATTTCAATACGCAACTGTGGACCTGTTCGGCCCTTACGAAGTGAAGGATGAGGTGAAGAAGAGATCAGGACTCAAAGTATGGGGACTAGGTTTCTGCTGCATGGCATCCCGAGCCCTACACACAGACGTAGTAAATGACCTGTCATCTGAAGGCTTCCTGTTGGCCTACAAGAGATTTGCAGCTCTAAGGGGCCAATACAAGCTTGGACGAGTCAATAGTGTCGTCCCCGAGATGTACACGTCAAGACCTTCCCAAGCTACCCCGTCTCTACTACCAAATCTGATCAATCAAAGAAAACCCCCTCAAAAATCCCTTCAACAATTCTGCATAGAGATGTACGACGCATCATTGTCCTGA